The genomic window CCTTCCGGGGGCACACCAATCATTTCGCAGAAGGCAAAACCGTTGATCAGCATCAAGATGATGATCGTCGACAAAGCCATGCCCAACACGCCGACACCAAACAGTTTTTGGGCATAGTCGGACGAGAACAGGGGATCGAGCGTCTTGGCCAACGACATGTTGTCACGTTCAGCCAACATCGCCGCCATCCGCCGCTCGGATTCGGGCAACGCATCACGCTGCTCGGCCAGCTTTGCCGGGTCGGCCGCTACGGCGGCAAAATCGTCGCCCAACTGATCGGCCAAACGGGCGTCGACCAAATTGTAGTACTTGCCGACCTCTTTGGGCTTGGCGTCAGAGTCCCGCGAAGCTTCCACCAGCGCGAACACGTCGTCGGGATTGCCGTGGAACTGGCTGGCCGCGGCGATCACCACACAACCGGTGGCCAACACGAAGGGCACGATCAATCCGATCGACAAATCAAAGATCGCCAGTCCGCGGTGGACCTTGCCCCAGCCTTTGCGAAGCATCGAATAGGGCAGCAGGAACGTCATGTTGATGCCCACGGCGGTGGCGAAGGCTGTGATGATTTTGTCTTTTTGCATGCCACCGATCAGCGTCCGCCAGTATTCCGCACTCTCGCCGGTAGCCGCGATGTGCACTTCCATTGAAGGCACGGGCGTGAACAGGTATTTGGGATTGGGGATGAAGCCGGTCAGGATTTCGCCCCAGTTCAGCGTCCCGCCGTAGGTCATCGCGATCACCACCCCGAAGAAGCACAGCACGACCATCCCCACCAGGGCCTTGAGAATCATCTCGAACAGCTTGATCCCCCAGTTGCCCGAGTTGTAGAACCAGACCACGGTGGAGGCCACGACCAGCAAGCCGATGGCGGCGATCCAGGTGCCCGAGGGCGTATTCATGGCCGGCACCAGATTTTGCTTCAGCGCCGCGGTGCCCAGCGCGAACTGCGGCAGGCACCAGACGATGTTGGCCATCATGGTGGCGATCAACCAGCCCCAGGCCAGCGCCGGGCTGACATGTCGTTTGATGGCGTCGAAGGGCCGCAAGCCCGTCGACAGCGTGACATAACTGATCGCGCTGAGCATGATCACGCCCAAGATCATCGCCAGCGGCTGCAGCCACATCAGGTCATAGCCCATCACCACGCCCAGATACAACGAACCGGCCAGCGAGCCGCCGCCCAGCGTGATCGCCCCCTGCAACCAGCCGGGCCCCGACATTCGAGTGAACAGGGCCCATTTGGCGATTCCGCCCTTGCGTTCGGCGGTTTCAAGCAGCTCGAGTTCTTTAGCAAATACGTCGTCGGAGGGCATTCTGGATAAGTTGGGGTTGGGGGGAAGTGAGACGTTTGGGATGAGTTTATTAGGTTGGGCCCCCCCGCCGATAGCTTGGCTTAGGGGGAAGCCCCATAGCTTAACCGATCTGCCGGGCCATGGCAGACCAGAACCAGCGGCAGACCCCGCCGTTTCAAACCGTCGCCGATCGGGTACCATCTGGCGATTGTCCCCTTCATCCGACCAGCCAACTTTGAACCCAACAGGTTAAGCGGCGCCATGGAAGCCGGAATCGTCGGCTTGCCCAACGTGGGCAAGAGCACCCTTTTTAACGCACTCACCTCCAGCCAGGGGGCTCAGAGCGCCAACTATCCGTTTTGCACGATCGAGCCCAATGAAGGCATCGTCAGCGTGCCCGATGGGCGGTTGCACGAAATCACCCAATACATCAAGCCCAAGAAGGTGATCCCCGCGATCTTGAAATTGGTCGATATCGCGGGCATCGTCAAAGGCGCCAGTGAAGGGCAGGGGCTGGGCAATAAATTCCTCAGCCACATCCGCGAAGTCGACGCCATCATCCAGGTCGTCCGCTGCTTCGAAGACCCCGATGTGATCCACGTCGAGGGTCAAGTCGATCCGGTCGCCGACATGGAAACCATCGAAACTGAATTGATGCTGTCGGACATCGACACCCTGGAAAACGCTCTGCCCAAAGCCCAACGCTCCGCTCGTGGCGGCGATAAAGAGGCCAAATTGCGGGTCTCGGTGATCGAAACCTGCATGAAACACCTGGCCGAAGACAAACCGCTGCGGACGCTGGAACTGGGCGAACCGGAACGCAAAGCCATCAGCAGCTACGGGCTGATGACCGCCAAACCCATCCTGTACATCGCCAACGTCGACGAAAACGATTTAGAAGGCAAATGCGAACACGTGCAGAACGTGCGTGTCTATGCTGATCAGCGAGGCACCGACGTGGTCCCGGTGTGCGCCAAACTGGAAGCGGAAATCGCCGAACTGGACGAAGAAGATCGCCAAGAAATGCTCGGCTCGGTCGGCCTCAGCGAACCCGCTTTGCACCAAGTGGCCCGCGCGGCTTACCACACGCTGGGCCTGCAAAGCTACTTCACCGCCGGCGAACAAGAGGTCCGAGCCTGGACCACCCCGGTCGGTGCCACCGCCCCTGAAGCCGCCGGCGTGATCCACAGCGATATGCAACGCGGCTTTATCCGCGCCGAAGTCTACACACTGGATGACCTCCACGCCCATGGCTCCGAAAAAGACATTCGCGACGCCGGCAAGCTCCGCATCGAAGGCAAATCCTACACCGTCCAAGACGGCGACATCTGCCACTTCCGCTTTAGTGTTTAACCCGGAGAGATATCTGTGACTGCATTGCCGGACGTCCTGTCTTGCATCCAACCGACAGCCGACCTGCACATTGGGAACTACTTTGGCGCGGTCGCCAACTGGGTCCAACTGCAAGAAACCCACGACTGTGTGTACGGGGTGGTCGACATGCACGCGATCACCATGCCCTACGATCCCGATGAACTGCGGGTCAACACTCGTAACATGGTCATCGATCTGTTGGCCTGCGGCATCGATCCCGAAAAATCTACGCTGTTCATCCAGTCACTGGTCCCCGAACATTGCGAATTGTGCTGGATCCTCAGCTCCCAATGCTCCTACGGCGAACTGTCTCGGATGACGCAGTTCAAAGACAAATCCGCCAAACTCGAACGCGAGTCGGCCGACGAATTTATCTCCGCCGGCCTGTTTATCTACCCCGTCCTGCAAGCCGCCGACATCCTGGCCTATCGCGCCGCCAGCGTCCCGGTGGGCAAAGACCAGGAACAACATCTGGAACTGTCCCGCAGCATCGGCCGCCGCTTCAACCAACGCTTCGACACAGATTTCTTCCCTGAACCCAAAGCCCTCTACACCCAGACGCCGCGGATCATGTCGCTGGCTCAGCCCGATTCGAAGATGAGCAAAAGCGCGGGCGTGAAGCACTACATCGGGCTGTTCGAAGAAGAAGCCAGCATCCGTAAAAAAGTTAAAACCGCGGTAACCGATACCGGCGAACTGGCCGAAGGGCAATACATGAGCGCCGGAGTTGGCAATTTGTTCACAATCCTGCGAGCCTGTGAAGCCGACGCGGTCGCCGACCAACTGGAAACGGACTACAAAGCCGACCAATTAAAATATTCGGAACTCAAAGGCGCCGTGGCCGATAGCCTGGTCGAACTAACCGGACGATTCCGAGCCCGACGCGATGAATTGCTGGCCGACGCCGACGGGGTCGACGCCCAGGTCCGAGAGATGTCCGCGAAAGCCCGCGAAATCGCTGCCGAAACGCTCCGCGGCGTGCGAAAATTCGCTGGCTTTCCGGCCATGTGAGTTTTGCAGTAGCATGGGCCCCCGGCCCGTGAACGAGACAAATTATTCATGCTCGGGCCAGGGGCCCATGCTACGGGACGAATTATCATACACGGGCCGGGGGCCCATGCTACGAGTTCGATCACCACTCCTCTTTTCCGCAGCGAAATTTTGTGAATCTGCCCGTCGACACCCAGCTGAATTTTTCCTGGCTGAAACGGAAGCCCACCGAATTTGAAGTCGGCGTCGATATCGACTTCT from Roseimaritima ulvae includes these protein-coding regions:
- the ychF gene encoding redox-regulated ATPase YchF; the encoded protein is MEAGIVGLPNVGKSTLFNALTSSQGAQSANYPFCTIEPNEGIVSVPDGRLHEITQYIKPKKVIPAILKLVDIAGIVKGASEGQGLGNKFLSHIREVDAIIQVVRCFEDPDVIHVEGQVDPVADMETIETELMLSDIDTLENALPKAQRSARGGDKEAKLRVSVIETCMKHLAEDKPLRTLELGEPERKAISSYGLMTAKPILYIANVDENDLEGKCEHVQNVRVYADQRGTDVVPVCAKLEAEIAELDEEDRQEMLGSVGLSEPALHQVARAAYHTLGLQSYFTAGEQEVRAWTTPVGATAPEAAGVIHSDMQRGFIRAEVYTLDDLHAHGSEKDIRDAGKLRIEGKSYTVQDGDICHFRFSV
- the trpS gene encoding tryptophan--tRNA ligase; amino-acid sequence: MTALPDVLSCIQPTADLHIGNYFGAVANWVQLQETHDCVYGVVDMHAITMPYDPDELRVNTRNMVIDLLACGIDPEKSTLFIQSLVPEHCELCWILSSQCSYGELSRMTQFKDKSAKLERESADEFISAGLFIYPVLQAADILAYRAASVPVGKDQEQHLELSRSIGRRFNQRFDTDFFPEPKALYTQTPRIMSLAQPDSKMSKSAGVKHYIGLFEEEASIRKKVKTAVTDTGELAEGQYMSAGVGNLFTILRACEADAVADQLETDYKADQLKYSELKGAVADSLVELTGRFRARRDELLADADGVDAQVREMSAKAREIAAETLRGVRKFAGFPAM
- a CDS encoding divalent metal cation transporter; the encoded protein is MPSDDVFAKELELLETAERKGGIAKWALFTRMSGPGWLQGAITLGGGSLAGSLYLGVVMGYDLMWLQPLAMILGVIMLSAISYVTLSTGLRPFDAIKRHVSPALAWGWLIATMMANIVWCLPQFALGTAALKQNLVPAMNTPSGTWIAAIGLLVVASTVVWFYNSGNWGIKLFEMILKALVGMVVLCFFGVVIAMTYGGTLNWGEILTGFIPNPKYLFTPVPSMEVHIAATGESAEYWRTLIGGMQKDKIITAFATAVGINMTFLLPYSMLRKGWGKVHRGLAIFDLSIGLIVPFVLATGCVVIAAASQFHGNPDDVFALVEASRDSDAKPKEVGKYYNLVDARLADQLGDDFAAVAADPAKLAEQRDALPESERRMAAMLAERDNMSLAKTLDPLFSSDYAQKLFGVGVLGMALSTIIILMLINGFAFCEMIGVPPEGNMHRVGSMIPAVGVLGPFVWSQAAAALATPTSVIGGAMLPIAYVTFFLLMNSKRLLGEAMPTGAARWRWNILMGLATSVATFGSVWGLRDKQMYGFPIGYAALVLLAVLLVLGVVSFLSKNRAAEHQA